A genomic segment from Bacteroidota bacterium encodes:
- the ftsZ gene encoding cell division protein FtsZ: MIKFDQPINQSSIIKVIGVGGGGSNAVSHMFKLGINGVDFIISNTDRQALEMSPVPTKIQLGASLTDGMGAGSLPEVGKNSAVETIEEIKKILSTNTKMVFITAGMGGGTGTGAAPVIASVARELGILTVGIVTIPFAFEGRKRRQQAEAGIEDLRQYVDTLLIISNDKLRELHGDLKLSEAFGRADDILSIAAKGIAEIITVIGYINVDFNDVNTVMRNSGVAVMGTGIADGENRAIHAVEMALTSPLLNDNDITGAQNILLYIASGGEEISMDEVAEITEYIQNAAGKTAEIIWGNGTDDTLGDKISVTIIATGFSARGELQYNGINVKPAKKIVHLDEETIVAKVTPVPQEDEMKLIIKETLDVTPAVTSETKAPEITQNQPVQNPEPQVKQSDIKFETPTPDSREPYLKKIEPAAHKNEEINNLFAPVREKLATEVSEEDAKLFSKARERMDVLRSLSMKLKTQPGLEEIEKKPAYQRRNITLTDNNPSSESEVSRYTLGEDDDKKPGLRSNSYLHDNVD; this comes from the coding sequence ATCAATCAATCGTCCATAATAAAAGTAATTGGAGTAGGCGGAGGCGGCAGCAATGCGGTATCGCACATGTTTAAACTTGGAATCAACGGGGTAGATTTTATCATCTCCAATACCGACAGGCAGGCACTTGAAATGAGTCCCGTGCCTACCAAGATACAACTGGGCGCATCCCTTACCGATGGTATGGGCGCCGGTTCACTCCCCGAAGTTGGCAAAAACTCGGCTGTTGAAACCATTGAGGAAATAAAGAAAATACTCTCTACCAATACCAAAATGGTGTTTATTACTGCCGGAATGGGCGGTGGCACCGGTACGGGCGCTGCACCTGTAATTGCTTCTGTGGCGCGCGAATTAGGCATACTCACTGTTGGAATTGTTACCATACCCTTCGCATTCGAAGGTCGTAAACGCAGACAGCAGGCCGAAGCCGGAATAGAAGACCTCAGACAGTATGTTGACACATTGCTCATCATCAGCAACGATAAACTGCGCGAACTTCATGGTGACCTGAAACTTTCTGAAGCTTTTGGAAGAGCCGACGATATTCTTTCTATCGCTGCTAAAGGCATTGCCGAGATTATTACTGTTATCGGTTACATCAACGTTGATTTCAACGACGTCAATACCGTTATGCGCAACAGCGGCGTTGCCGTTATGGGTACCGGTATTGCAGACGGCGAAAACAGAGCGATTCACGCTGTTGAAATGGCACTTACTTCTCCCTTGCTGAATGATAACGATATTACCGGAGCTCAGAATATTCTGCTGTACATCGCATCCGGCGGAGAAGAAATTTCTATGGATGAAGTGGCCGAAATTACCGAATATATTCAGAATGCAGCCGGCAAAACTGCAGAGATTATATGGGGCAACGGTACCGACGATACGCTGGGCGATAAAATCAGCGTTACAATCATTGCAACCGGTTTTTCTGCCAGAGGTGAACTACAGTACAACGGAATTAACGTAAAACCGGCTAAAAAAATCGTTCATCTTGATGAGGAAACCATTGTTGCCAAAGTAACTCCGGTACCTCAGGAAGACGAAATGAAATTGATTATCAAGGAAACACTCGACGTTACACCTGCTGTAACTTCAGAAACAAAAGCCCCTGAAATCACACAAAATCAGCCGGTGCAGAATCCGGAACCGCAGGTGAAACAGAGCGACATCAAATTTGAAACACCCACTCCCGACAGCCGCGAACCCTATCTGAAGAAAATTGAACCCGCAGCACATAAAAACGAAGAAATAAATAACCTTTTCGCCCCTGTCAGGGAAAAACTTGCAACGGAAGTTTCGGAAGAAGATGCTAAACTTTTTAGTAAAGCCCGCGAGCGCATGGATGTGCTGCGCAGCCTGAGCATGAAACTGAAAACCCAACCGGGCCTCGAGGAAATTGAGAAAAAACCCGCTTATCAGCGCAGAAATATTACTCTTACTGATAATAATCCATCATCCGAATCAGAAGTGTCACGCTATACACTGGGCGAAGATGATGATAAAAAACCGGGGCTCAGGTCAAACTCATACCTGCACGATAACGTGGACTGA
- a CDS encoding GatB/YqeY domain-containing protein produces the protein MSLEETINNEVKTAMLARDKDKLEALRAIKSALLLAKTEKGSSTEMGEETEIKILQKLVKQRRETADIYLSQNRNDLADIELFQANIIQEFLPKAMPDDELEAIIKAAIAETGAASIKDMGKVMGVATKQLAGRADNARVSVVVKRLLGI, from the coding sequence ATGTCCTTAGAAGAAACCATCAATAACGAAGTGAAAACAGCCATGTTGGCCCGGGATAAAGACAAACTGGAAGCTCTGCGCGCCATTAAATCAGCATTGCTGCTCGCAAAAACCGAAAAAGGAAGCAGCACTGAAATGGGCGAAGAAACTGAAATAAAAATACTGCAGAAACTCGTGAAACAACGTCGCGAAACTGCCGATATTTATCTTTCACAAAACCGGAATGACCTTGCGGACATTGAACTTTTTCAGGCAAACATAATTCAGGAATTTCTTCCGAAAGCCATGCCCGACGATGAACTGGAAGCCATAATCAAAGCCGCAATCGCCGAAACCGGCGCTGCGTCCATCAAAGATATGGGCAAAGTGATGGGCGTTGCCACAAAGCAACTCGCCGGAAGAGCTGACAACGCACGCGTTTCAGTGGTCGTAAAACGATTGCTCGGAATCTGA